A genomic region of Litoribrevibacter albus contains the following coding sequences:
- a CDS encoding ricin-type beta-trefoil lectin domain protein, whose protein sequence is MSKLTRSKKSLALISLGTLCSSFAMADAAIETYLNSWQYKALTLQAEIDKHTPMSEATMLMTHNSYNSDHYSNLGSYYDPNHIHSLTEQLDMGVRLLELDTHWFSSELIACHGTDDHTGCSEFDGRTEERIGEVNTWIRNPAHKDQVVFLYIEDHMDNHFAEMSTILDKYFADKIYQPSQCGESFPMNVSKADILNAGKQIVIYGDGSCSGSEGTSWANYAFGHLFTTNNSELSPAPDCQNDRFNPDLLSSTFTRVFEDSTTLSDWFGDPPKAVDANYMKTLTDCAVGVVGLDQLDHDDARHGAAIWSWNTNEPNNVGNEDCAEHNGNGRFNDLSCDQTRPYVCLDSAGQWQVSSASGPWAEGFNVCSSEFNGSYGLPKNGYQNYLLKQAKGNQSAWINYTDQATEGKWVQGDAPAINLPTESSQVVYRQLRNGKGKCLDLEGRSTSVGTPVHQWSCHTDPADIDSQLWYQDDSGRLHSKLYPSRCVEAENSGTGEGTDIILADCDSGANQQWLRSTNNSLRPAHATNRAMDISGGDNSNDGSNSHLWTYHGGKTQMWYWWTPATYDRWIPEEEPAAGTLVQGSWSNSGGRSISSKNNPLVELIIDQSGPVTLDLRSSQDAYLYLLDVNGQQIAADDDGGEGSNARITLSLDAGMYMLVAATDSSGKSGNFDVQTSSGQVKAFNYQRLKNGKGYCLDLEDEGTSNGTDVHQWSCQGDDYQKWYQDSLGRIHSKAARFKCVDVSGAGTSNGSDVHLWSCHTGNNQRWDRGNSNSFRPKHATSKALDIDGGDTWSYRGSDAHIWGYHGGKTQQWVWIQ, encoded by the coding sequence ATGTCGAAATTGACCCGTTCAAAGAAATCGCTTGCCTTGATTTCCCTAGGGACACTTTGCAGTTCCTTCGCGATGGCAGATGCTGCAATCGAAACGTATCTCAACAGCTGGCAATACAAAGCACTTACGCTGCAAGCTGAAATCGATAAACACACACCGATGTCTGAAGCTACAATGCTGATGACTCACAATTCCTACAACTCAGATCATTACTCCAATCTGGGCAGTTACTACGATCCAAACCACATCCATTCCCTGACAGAGCAATTGGATATGGGCGTGCGCTTATTGGAATTGGATACCCACTGGTTCAGCAGTGAACTGATTGCATGTCACGGTACTGACGACCACACCGGCTGTAGTGAATTTGATGGCCGTACCGAAGAGCGCATCGGTGAAGTTAACACCTGGATTCGCAATCCGGCGCACAAAGATCAGGTAGTCTTCCTATACATCGAAGATCACATGGACAACCACTTCGCTGAAATGTCTACCATTCTGGATAAATACTTCGCGGATAAAATTTATCAGCCAAGCCAATGTGGCGAGAGTTTCCCGATGAATGTTAGCAAGGCTGACATCCTCAATGCAGGAAAACAAATCGTGATCTATGGCGATGGCAGTTGCTCTGGTTCTGAAGGAACCTCTTGGGCCAACTATGCATTCGGCCACTTGTTTACAACCAACAACAGTGAGCTTTCCCCTGCACCTGATTGTCAAAACGATCGCTTCAACCCGGACTTATTAAGCTCAACCTTTACCCGTGTATTTGAAGATTCAACAACACTGAGCGATTGGTTTGGTGATCCGCCAAAAGCCGTTGATGCCAACTACATGAAGACACTAACCGACTGTGCGGTTGGCGTTGTGGGCTTGGATCAACTGGATCATGATGACGCCCGTCACGGCGCTGCGATTTGGAGCTGGAACACCAACGAACCAAACAACGTTGGTAATGAAGACTGTGCAGAGCACAATGGTAATGGGCGTTTCAACGACCTGAGCTGTGATCAAACACGTCCGTATGTGTGTCTGGACTCTGCTGGTCAATGGCAAGTTTCATCGGCTTCTGGCCCGTGGGCTGAAGGTTTCAACGTGTGTTCCTCAGAGTTCAATGGCAGCTATGGTTTACCGAAGAACGGCTATCAGAACTATCTACTGAAACAAGCCAAAGGCAATCAATCAGCCTGGATCAACTACACAGACCAGGCAACCGAAGGCAAATGGGTTCAGGGTGACGCGCCTGCGATTAACCTGCCAACCGAAAGTTCACAAGTGGTGTATCGCCAACTTCGTAACGGTAAAGGCAAATGTTTGGATCTAGAAGGCCGTAGCACTTCAGTGGGTACACCAGTACACCAATGGAGCTGCCATACCGATCCTGCGGATATTGATAGTCAACTTTGGTATCAAGACGATTCTGGTCGTCTTCACAGCAAGCTCTACCCTAGCCGTTGTGTTGAAGCAGAAAACTCAGGCACCGGCGAAGGTACCGACATCATTCTTGCTGACTGCGACAGTGGCGCTAACCAGCAATGGCTTCGCAGCACCAACAACTCTTTGCGCCCTGCTCACGCAACAAACCGTGCCATGGACATCAGCGGTGGTGACAACAGTAACGATGGCAGCAACAGCCACCTTTGGACTTACCACGGCGGTAAAACCCAAATGTGGTACTGGTGGACGCCGGCTACTTATGACCGCTGGATTCCGGAAGAAGAACCAGCCGCAGGCACCTTGGTTCAAGGCAGCTGGAGCAACTCTGGTGGTCGTAGTATCAGCAGCAAAAACAACCCTCTGGTTGAGCTGATCATAGACCAGTCAGGCCCGGTTACGTTGGATCTGCGTTCTTCTCAGGATGCGTATCTTTACCTGCTTGACGTCAACGGCCAACAAATTGCTGCCGATGATGATGGCGGTGAAGGCTCTAACGCTCGCATCACCCTAAGCCTTGATGCAGGCATGTACATGTTAGTTGCAGCGACAGACAGCTCAGGTAAATCGGGTAACTTTGACGTACAAACCTCCTCAGGTCAGGTTAAAGCTTTTAACTATCAGCGTCTGAAAAACGGCAAAGGTTACTGTCTTGATCTTGAAGACGAAGGAACCTCTAACGGCACCGACGTACACCAGTGGAGCTGCCAGGGTGACGACTACCAAAAATGGTATCAGGACAGCCTGGGCCGTATTCACAGCAAAGCCGCTCGCTTTAAATGTGTAGACGTGTCTGGCGCAGGCACCAGCAATGGTTCAGACGTTCACCTATGGAGCTGTCATACCGGTAACAACCAGCGCTGGGATCGTGGCAACAGCAACTCCTTCCGCCCGAAACATGCGACCAGCAAAGCGTTGGACATCGACGGTGGAGACACCTGGAGCTACCGTGGTAGTGATGCTCATATCTGGGGTTATCACGGCGGAAAAACCCAACAATGGGTTTGGATTCAGTAA
- a CDS encoding thioredoxin fold domain-containing protein has protein sequence MRYRFLASWVCLLWHCLGGQIAFAEGAVTVETFKALPSIRENDIQITEYQEVEGLYLVNGLRLNQRGKMVPVSFSVSSDLRYTFLGKVIDNQSGKGVYVRKPLTTYTDQASFSQGDGSEAYYIFTDIECAWCTKLEAELIKRSLPETVSLHYFLYPLQQTESGIDKSYFVLAQNRSQRLDVMRRIMLNKDKEYQHKTFEESERRTFDSQNAQVTEIAKELSVRGTPTIFDKEGNRYTYKQLLAMLWKDTPENDKTSNSNTFNSKTLNSKERSVAEK, from the coding sequence ATGAGGTATAGATTTTTGGCTTCTTGGGTATGTTTGCTGTGGCATTGCCTGGGGGGACAAATCGCTTTTGCAGAAGGTGCGGTGACGGTGGAAACCTTCAAAGCGCTGCCAAGCATTCGGGAAAATGATATCCAGATTACTGAATATCAAGAAGTCGAAGGGCTATATCTGGTTAACGGACTGCGTCTGAATCAGCGAGGAAAGATGGTACCAGTCAGCTTTTCTGTGAGTAGCGATCTGCGTTATACCTTTCTGGGCAAAGTGATCGATAACCAGTCGGGAAAAGGTGTGTATGTTCGAAAACCCTTAACGACTTACACAGATCAAGCGTCTTTCTCGCAGGGCGACGGAAGCGAAGCCTATTATATCTTTACCGATATTGAATGTGCCTGGTGTACCAAATTGGAAGCAGAACTGATCAAGCGCTCTCTCCCAGAAACAGTCTCTCTTCACTACTTCCTGTATCCACTTCAACAAACTGAAAGTGGAATAGACAAAAGTTACTTTGTACTTGCCCAAAATCGGTCGCAACGTCTGGATGTTATGCGTCGCATAATGCTGAACAAGGATAAGGAATATCAGCACAAAACGTTTGAAGAGAGCGAACGTCGCACCTTTGACTCTCAGAACGCTCAAGTCACTGAAATTGCCAAAGAACTGAGTGTCAGGGGAACACCAACGATTTTTGATAAAGAAGGAAATCGATATACCTATAAACAACTGTTGGCCATGCTATGGAAAGATACGCCGGAGAATGACAAAACGTCCAATAGCAACACATTTAATAGCAAGACATTGAATAGCAAGGAACGGAGTGTCGCTGAAAAATGA
- a CDS encoding S8 family peptidase, producing the protein MLIDRRLVKDKPTKQYLCCFFILSVLLYCQCLPSAQADEDTCLINFGQQQCGPFEALPGVIIKAVLSKQHLQERLNRQVTQLAMLGEANLYLMPSDNPRQDAEALSREDGILYAQPDIVQPRSLHGYSSETDFTATLPAALRANKGEGIKVAVIDDGFNLEHEDLKGATVGFSYDADLKQLGATPQVRGDRHGTQVAGVVVAQHNGLGIDGIAPRATLIPIRQASTRTSDTVLSFTVANLAGADIINCSWNSRVLMEPVNDVIQYLTQHGRNGRGSIIIFAAGNEGQPIKPGSKESAINTVITVGSQLKGKIAPYSNYGERVDLYLPGQIRTTYHQGYGWFNGTSASAAMASGLSALLLASNPTLTLKELQETLVARSKEIWPLSATQADAQKD; encoded by the coding sequence ATGTTGATAGACAGGCGGTTGGTAAAGGATAAGCCAACAAAGCAGTATCTATGCTGCTTTTTTATATTGTCTGTACTGCTTTACTGTCAATGTCTACCTTCAGCACAAGCCGACGAAGACACGTGTCTTATTAACTTCGGACAACAACAATGTGGCCCGTTTGAAGCGCTCCCTGGCGTTATCATCAAGGCTGTTCTCTCAAAACAACATCTACAGGAACGTCTCAACCGTCAGGTCACTCAGTTGGCAATGCTAGGTGAAGCCAATCTGTATCTGATGCCATCGGACAATCCTCGTCAGGACGCAGAAGCGCTTTCCCGAGAAGATGGCATACTCTACGCGCAACCAGACATCGTTCAGCCCCGTTCCCTGCATGGCTATTCTTCGGAGACTGATTTTACCGCCACGTTGCCTGCTGCCTTAAGAGCCAATAAAGGGGAAGGAATAAAGGTAGCGGTGATCGACGATGGATTTAATCTGGAACATGAGGATTTGAAGGGAGCGACTGTCGGCTTTAGTTACGATGCGGATCTCAAACAACTTGGCGCGACTCCTCAGGTACGCGGAGACCGGCATGGCACACAGGTTGCCGGTGTTGTGGTGGCCCAGCATAACGGACTAGGTATTGACGGTATTGCCCCGAGGGCAACGTTGATACCAATCCGCCAGGCTAGTACACGAACGTCTGACACAGTCCTTTCTTTCACCGTAGCCAATTTAGCGGGAGCTGACATCATTAACTGCAGTTGGAATTCCCGAGTATTAATGGAACCGGTCAATGATGTTATTCAATACCTCACGCAGCACGGCAGGAACGGTCGCGGTAGCATTATTATCTTTGCGGCAGGAAATGAGGGACAACCTATCAAACCCGGCAGTAAAGAATCAGCGATCAACACAGTCATTACGGTGGGCTCTCAGCTAAAAGGAAAAATAGCCCCTTACAGTAATTACGGCGAGAGGGTTGACCTTTATCTTCCTGGACAGATTCGTACAACTTATCACCAGGGTTATGGTTGGTTTAACGGTACATCGGCATCTGCGGCGATGGCGAGCGGCTTGTCAGCATTACTGTTAGCCAGCAATCCAACGCTGACGCTGAAAGAGTTACAAGAAACACTGGTTGCTCGTTCAAAAGAGATCTGGCCACTGTCTGCCACTCAAGCAGACGCTCAGAAAGATTAG
- a CDS encoding TIGR03032 family protein → MTQQTSEDQFDLRSVYSDNLPQILKVLNISLVITSYQAGQLILIRSDGDTVTTCSKEFPRPMGVYADQHHLTLGTATQVIDFQRCDGLLDQVRSGYLDNEQELTKKILEKDEKAMEAFLNERRKTINQVKKANALYLHRAAITTGMINIHDIAWGDEGLWVVNSTFSCLATLAPDSSFIARWKPPFISELVPEDRCHLNGMAMRDGKPRYVTTFNKENRRDSWAEEQQFDDGTLIDVQTSKILVDGMIMPHSPRYHEGKIYVCESGRGLVWRVDPESGAKTQMIQLPGFLRGMTFLDDIMLVGLSRVRDSDSNKDMPLRQEGIETVSGVWLINLNDDSVIAYIKFEDDVDQIYDIGIIPNGSFPELLDVNNPLIRHLYDYAEDLM, encoded by the coding sequence ATGACTCAACAAACATCAGAGGATCAGTTTGATCTGCGCTCGGTATACAGTGATAACCTTCCCCAGATTTTAAAAGTACTCAACATATCTCTGGTTATCACCAGCTACCAAGCAGGACAGTTAATCCTTATCCGCAGTGACGGTGACACTGTCACCACGTGTTCCAAAGAATTCCCTCGACCAATGGGAGTATATGCAGACCAGCACCACCTTACCTTGGGCACGGCTACTCAGGTCATTGATTTCCAACGCTGTGATGGCCTTCTCGATCAGGTTCGCTCCGGCTATCTGGATAACGAACAGGAGCTCACCAAAAAAATTCTTGAAAAAGATGAGAAGGCTATGGAGGCTTTTTTGAATGAGCGGCGGAAGACAATCAACCAGGTGAAAAAAGCCAATGCGCTTTATCTTCATCGCGCAGCAATCACGACCGGCATGATCAACATTCATGACATTGCCTGGGGCGATGAAGGTCTGTGGGTAGTCAACTCCACCTTTTCCTGCCTTGCCACTCTCGCCCCGGATAGTAGTTTCATCGCTCGCTGGAAACCTCCTTTCATTAGTGAACTGGTACCGGAAGATCGATGTCACCTGAACGGAATGGCAATGCGAGATGGAAAACCACGCTATGTGACAACCTTCAACAAAGAAAACCGTCGGGACTCTTGGGCGGAGGAACAACAATTTGATGATGGTACGCTGATTGATGTCCAAACCAGCAAGATATTGGTCGACGGCATGATAATGCCCCATTCACCTCGCTATCACGAGGGCAAAATCTATGTCTGCGAATCAGGGCGTGGCCTTGTCTGGCGTGTTGATCCTGAAAGTGGTGCCAAAACACAGATGATCCAACTACCAGGCTTTCTCAGAGGTATGACATTTCTGGACGACATCATGCTCGTGGGCCTCTCCCGCGTCAGGGACAGTGACTCTAACAAAGACATGCCCCTTCGTCAGGAAGGAATTGAAACGGTCAGTGGTGTTTGGCTAATCAATCTGAATGACGACAGTGTCATCGCCTACATCAAATTTGAGGACGACGTAGACCAGATCTATGACATAGGAATCATTCCGAACGGAAGCTTTCCCGAGCTGCTCGATGTAAATAACCCGCTTATACGGCACTTATACGATTATGCGGAAGATCTAATGTGA